ATATGTTGTAGTCTCTTTTACTATGCTTGTGCTCATCGAGCTAGACTGTGAGTTTTTGTAAGTTAGATAACCGACCGTATTTTTATCTAGCTGATGTGCCAATGCTTAAATTCCAATAACAATCATTACAAAAAGAgcataagaattttttaaagttatgaCAACTTACTTGACACAAAGCCAAAACTCAAGCCTTCGTCAGTGGTAGTTAGGATTCCAGAAATATTTGTAAACATCCGTTTAGTCAGATTGCGGAATCCCttggcagaaaaagaaagaccgTTACCGAATCCTAAGTCAACTTCTGCCCATCCATCAGGAGAAGTGATTCTTCTCAATGACACATTTACTGAACCAGAACCTGAACCCTTGTGTGTTGAAAGCTCACCTATGGCCAATAAACACTAATTAAAACCCCATTATCCATGTCAAAAATTATGATAGATTACCAGACAAGTAAGCTGTGTCAGTTAAGGTGAGAGGTGCTTGAATAGACTGAGAAAAGTTCATGCCTTTGACCACaatagatggaaaaaaatcacCAGGAGGTCTGTAAATGTAACATATGGTTCAGTGAAGGAGCACATAATAAATAAGTTCTTCTTAGCTTACCCAAATTCATCATCATATGCATCTTCATAAGAACTGAAGAGTTCAGTGGCATCAATGTTGACGGTAATGGAGCTTTGAGGATTGGTCCTCTGGAGGAGCCGGCGCTCTTCTTTTTGCTGAGCAAGGAGCTCATACTCCTCTCTAATTTCTTGTGGAGTTTTTGTCCTTTGTACAATTTCCCATCCTTCAGTTTCAAGCCCTTTGGTTCCCAAGCTGTCATAAATGGCTCGCTTGTGGGGGTCACTCAGAACCTCGTATGCTCTTTTAGTTTTGTTGAATAACACTTCAGCTTCCTTCTTTCTGAGGGGATCTGTATGTTTATCTGGATGATAGATGCGACTCAGCCTTCTGTAAGCATTTGTTATCTCTTCTTGTGGAGCctaatgatttaaaaaaatatgttaaatCTTGTGATAAACAAAATAAGTCATGTGCAAAACACACTGATAACacatgttttgatttttcgccTCACAAGCGTCCTTAAATACATCAACGTACAtgcttaaaaaaatgaaaggctTACATCTCTTGGTAAATTGAGGAACTGATAAAAGTCTTCTTCCaatctttcattttcatcatccaTATTGGACGAAAAAAATCGCGAAACTAGTTGTTCAGTTACGAACGTTTACACGAAAACGTGAAGACTGAAGAGCCGGTCCGATTGCGTCGAACATGTCTACCACCTAGCGGTGTTATTTGACACTTTTTAAGTAAACCATACTTTTTGAGGTTTTGTTCGGCAGGTGGCTATATGTTTGTTATTATGACTCACGAACtcctaaacaaaacaatacgGCCCAAAAGTCTGCAAGTCTTTTTCAGTGGAAAAACCATTTTCGCATTCAGCCATTCAGCCATATGTTATTATTAGTGCTGATTCAAACCGTCATCTGAGGGGCGTGGGCGACACCATACATTAATAAGAGAAGTGACGTGCTTAGTTTGGAAGTTAGTGACATTTCACAGAAAGAACCGTACAGCTACAGTCTGCAGTTGCTGCTTCTAGTATAAGTAAGTAAGTTCTGAGTTCACGTATTACGTAGATGTTAACCTGATATACTCAGTTTAGTACCAACATAATTtccgaatgtttttttttaatatttgactACACCAAATGAATTGTAAAGAAATTGTTACTTGTTTTCCAGAGTTCTACCATTTTGAAGCTTCAAAATGATATGTTGTGGTTTGATAATTGAACGTGCCGAACGTGAGTCAATTCCGGTTCCTTTGATCGGGGTTTCGGTTCAGGCTCGTATCGTCGATTTGGTTGCCGAGGTCACCATTGAGCAACGATATGTCAACAAGGAAAATCAACCCATTGAAGCAGTTTATCTCTTTCCTCTTGATGAAGGTATTGCAGTTTAAAGTAATATTAACATTTAGTTATAGAAATTAACTGCTGCTTCATGAATCACAGGGGCTGGAGTTTCTATGTTCACTGCCGAAGTAGATGGGCGTGTAATCGAAGGTGTCGTAAAGGAAACGGAACAAGCTAAAGCCGATTATGACGAGGCAATTAAGAGCGGACACTCGGCATTTttagttgaagaaaaattgccGGATGTATTCAAGGTAAACTTAACAGTTGTCATGCAAtggtatttgttttgtttttttctgatctTTCAATGACAATTTTCAAAGGCTAAAGTTGGTAATTTGGCACCTGGATCTGGAGCCAAAATCCGCTTGACTTACGTCACAGAATTAAAAGTAGAGGGTAAAGAAATTCGGTTTTACTTACCCACTACTATCGCTCCTCGTTACATTCCTCCAACCGATAAATCCAGCACTGCAGCCGATCTAGCTtcaatcaaatattcaacGTTAGTAACTATTTCGTCTCTGTGAACATTATAGATAAAATCAactcaattttgtttttccttttcaattaaGGGAATCGAATTATCAAGTGGATTTTAACGCAACTGTGCAAATGGCTTCAGCCATCACAGAAATTCGCTCTCCGACCCACAAAATCGCTGTTACTCGAGACGCTGTCAATAAGGTAAGATCGAGTTGTTGAATTggacaaatatttgaattacatAGATtgttaattgtttcttttgaaatccATTAGCCTAAATATGGAACATTACGATTCGACAATGTTGTGACCTCCATGGATCGAGACCTCGTCGTTTACATTCAAGTTGCCGAGCCAAACCAGCCACGACTTATTTGCGAGGTAAACTTCGATGGTTCCCAATTGGAAAATATTGTAGGGCtctttattcaaattcaatttcttagAAATCACCGAAGGGTACTGCTGCATTGATGCTAAGCTTAGTTCCCAGCTTCAAGTTGACCGAACAGAAGACAGAGTTGATATTTCTTGTGGACCGTTCGGGTTCTATGGGTGGATCAGGGATTAATCAGGCTAAACAGGCACTACAggtattattttataatttttcccGAATGTTAGGTAAAATTACTAATTaccaatttaaaatgtttacagCTTTTTCTCCATTCACTACCTTTGGACTGCTACGTAAgcataattaattcaaaatcgTGTATATTTCGTATTTTCATTTACTAACACCACAATTTTCGCATCTCAAAGGTTAACATTGCGGGTTTCGGATCTTCGTACAAAGAACTTTTCCCCGCAAGCAAGAAATATGATGAATCCGTACTGAACCTGGCCAAGCAGCATGTTGACAGTATGCTTACACAagttaaacgaaaaaattcacTCCCATcaatatcttttttgttttccgatTCTTTTTAGGCATCGATGCCAATTTAGGCGgtactgaaatatttcatccGTTGGAaacgattttcaaaaaaccatcCATCGAAGGCTACTTACGGCAAATATTTGTTCTAACGGATGGAGAGGTAAAATTACTGCTTATTAAATTGCTTTTATTAAATGATCAATTGTGAAACTATTTTTATGAAATGAAAAGGTCTCCAATGCAGATGAAATCTTAGGTCTAATCCGCCGTCAAAATGGGCAAGCGCGAGTTTTCGCCTTAGGTATATCTCTAAAAATAAGTTGGAGGCAAACATTTTAGTTCATTTGTTATTACAAACAGGTTTGGGGAGTAGCGCCAGCCATTATTTGGTTGAAGGCATGGCACGAGCTGGTAATGGAACTGCCCTATTTGCGTCACTGGAAGAACGTCTGGAAAAGAAAGTCATGCAACAGCTCCAGGACTCTTTGCAGCCAGCCCTTTCAGGTACCACCTAGACAGGAACATCAATTAGTTTAGTTCAtttattcatatttaattGACAAACAGATATCAAGATCAAATGGGATGGTCACGAGGAAACTGGGCAAAAGTTCACTACTGCCAAACCTGTACCCGTTCAAACAGAAAAGACTTTGATGGGATACGGTAAACCGTTGGAATCGGCCAAGCCTGTTCCTACCGAGAAACCGCAACTGAAATTTCGTCAAGCCCCGACCGCCGATATGGTACCCATCCACTAAATTTAGATTTGTTTCAGCTGTttcacaagaaaatatttcgcTGACAGGTTCCAGCAGTTTTTGACGGGAAGCATCTGATTGTGTACGCTCTTCTGACAGAAGATGCTCACGTGCCAAAATGGGCTGAAGTTATTGCAAAATCTCCTGTGGGTCCGCTAACGTTGAAAGTCCATTTGGACGAATCCAATTCAGAGGAAGGACAACTTATTCATTGGTAAATTATAAAAGAACTTGcgggaaaagaaattcttttgaattttatttctacaatTATTCGTTTTGTTTAGTTTAGCGGCAAAAAAATTGATCCAGGCCCTACAAGACAGTGAAGGGGATCCCGATTCGATTGAAGATTCCAAGTCGACTGAGACTAAACAAGAAATTATTCAACTAGGCTGTCAATACGGTAATCCGCATTGTCAAACACGTACGTATGCAATGAATTCATTTAATGCCTGGTATTTTATGTAGGTTTGGCGTCTCGATACACTTCTTATGTGGCCGTTGATCCCAAAGAGCAGAAGGAACTGAAGGAATcctggatgatgatgaagtcA
The window above is part of the Daphnia pulex isolate KAP4 chromosome 3, ASM2113471v1 genome. Proteins encoded here:
- the LOC124190899 gene encoding dnaJ homolog subfamily C member 11-like; its protein translation is MDDENERLEEDFYQFLNLPRDAPQEEITNAYRRLSRIYHPDKHTDPLRKKEAEVLFNKTKRAYEVLSDPHKRAIYDSLGTKGLETEGWEIVQRTKTPQEIREEYELLAQQKEERRLLQRTNPQSSITVNIDATELFSSYEDAYDDEFGPPGDFFPSIVVKGMNFSQSIQAPLTLTDTAYLSGELSTHKGSGSGSVNVSLRRITSPDGWAEVDLGFGNGLSFSAKGFRNLTKRMFTNISGILTTTDEGLSFGFVSTLAHQLDKNTVGYLTYKNSQSSSMSTSIVKETTTYRTQVNFVLGIPHSFISMSYCHKLEKHEGRLRATVKAGTFGAMLEYGLQRKVSQHSSLAVSMTVGVPTGVRLKIKLLRGNQIYAFPIHLCHEVLPSPIFYGTVTPMIAWIIVRRLVVEPYMQQQKVKDIERHRAMHHAQMLARRREAEISIDLMKETFRRNVEDEENKKGLIITKSIYGRWLDLSHRDLGDAITDVTIPLQCLVRDSKLILQEASKCQLPGFYDPCMGEDKSLYVQYSFHGVPHEVTIQDTDPLRIPKQSHRKQL
- the LOC124190897 gene encoding von Willebrand factor A domain-containing protein 5A-like, with amino-acid sequence MICCGLIIERAERESIPVPLIGVSVQARIVDLVAEVTIEQRYVNKENQPIEAVYLFPLDEGAGVSMFTAEVDGRVIEGVVKETEQAKADYDEAIKSGHSAFLVEEKLPDVFKAKVGNLAPGSGAKIRLTYVTELKVEGKEIRFYLPTTIAPRYIPPTDKSSTAADLASIKYSTESNYQVDFNATVQMASAITEIRSPTHKIAVTRDAVNKPKYGTLRFDNVVTSMDRDLVVYIQVAEPNQPRLICEKSPKGTAALMLSLVPSFKLTEQKTELIFLVDRSGSMGGSGINQAKQALQLFLHSLPLDCYVNIAGFGSSYKELFPASKKYDESVLNLAKQHVDSIDANLGGTEIFHPLETIFKKPSIEGYLRQIFVLTDGEVSNADEILGLIRRQNGQARVFALGLGSSASHYLVEGMARAGNGTALFASLEERLEKKVMQQLQDSLQPALSDIKIKWDGHEETGQKFTTAKPVPVQTEKTLMGYGKPLESAKPVPTEKPQLKFRQAPTADMVPAVFDGKHLIVYALLTEDAHVPKWAEVIAKSPVGPLTLKVHLDESNSEEGQLIHCLAAKKLIQALQDSEGDPDSIEDSKSTETKQEIIQLGCQYGLASRYTSYVAVDPKEQKELKESWMMMKSRDVPVQLAHGWGGVQALGAFAGGCGPMMGRSNCPPMAMACHYSLPPGIYTDGVEQVGGGGGEAYESCSDNIEELDCEVDDDYCDNEIQFTLSSSEGTANETSNTDDDKLLKLITCQNFDGSFKLESALAELLHTTLEDIKQAAEKNSYSEQVWATAVALAFMGIVLADLQTTWMLVAKKAENWIRSSGKLTGDETACTGAAQEYVKAKLSLSILRL